The DNA window TTTGCAAAATAAAACAAGGTTGAAATCCAAACATCATGACTCTTGGTTTTCCTGCCCAAAAGACACAACTCTGATGACTGCACAAGCCTAGCGAAGAGTCTGAAGCCCATGTCCTGCAAAAATTGTTTTCGATAAGGGAAGCTTTATTAATCTTAGACAGTTAAAATAGTTAAGCCTTTGGATTTTAGATTTATATAAAAAAATGAAAGGATAAAAATGAATGGCATAGCGACATGACATTCAAGTGACATGGCATATGATCACTGAAAATGGTATCTAGCCTATTTAATATAATTGCAAAACAGAGTACCACAGGATCTAAGTAGAAAATGCTAAAGAACAACTGGGAATCAAGGGCAAGGACAGGgaacttgcatcatcggtttcttCCTTCTTCGCCTCAGCTGCAGGAGCAGCTCCACCAGAAGAAAGCATGGAAAGATCTGATGTCCAGAAGAAAGCGGCAAATCATCAACTATTAGTAGTACGTCGCCACAACTTGGAACTGATTGGACTCTGGGCGCCTCTTACTGTCAGCCTTCAGCTGGTCCAGTGCACATTTCAGTGCAGGGTTGTCCTTCTTACCCATGAGATGAACCACTTTTAGGTTGGTCAAGTGCTCAATGCCATGGATGCTCTTCTCCTTGTCGGCGAAATTCACGTTTAGTTTCTCGAGCTTTACCATGGATCCTTGCTCGAACCTGAAAACTTTGGGCAGTTCATCATCGGCGGTCACTTCTAGGTCTCTAAGCGCGGGAAAGTTGTGTCTGGTGCGTGCAACCAGTGCATGGCCATTGTAGCTCTTCCGCTCCACCCAGATAATCTTGAGGTTGGACAAGTTACACAGGACACCAAACAGCTGGTCATCAACGAGGGCTGTAAAAGACACGTTAATACAGTTAAGGTATGAAAGTGACCCGACCCAGCTGGGCAACCCATCGATAGCACCGTCGATCTTAAGGAATTCGAGTAGTCGTGGCGGTGATGGGATGCGATGCAGAAAGTTGAGTGCCTTGCCGTCACTTGTGTCCCCTATGATAAGCCACCGGAGGGAGCAACTCTTCTTGCTCAGTGACAGTGCAAGCTGCTGGAGAACCTCCCCGTCGGGACCCCCCGAGTCAGGGCCGACGTACAAAGACAACAGCTGCAGTCGCTCTAGTTCACCCATCTCTTGGGCAACTTTGGCGTTGTTTCCAAGCCGTGCTACACCCACCTCCTGTAGTGCCTTCATCTTGCTGAGCCCCCTGGGCAGGCTCCACATGATACCACTACTCCCGCTCCACATTGTCCTGTTGGAGAACTGCAGGCGCTCAAGTCTGCTCAGCGATGTGATAGTTTCTGGTAGCCCATCAAGGCATGTCTCACGTGCATCAAAAGTCTGAAGATGCTCTAGCTTTCCAATCTGAGGAGGCACCTTGCTGACATTTGTACCCCTTAAGCTTAGGAACTTGAGTAGGCGCAACTGGCAGGCGTAGCGCACATGCTTGTTTGTCACACCCTCGCAATCTTCCAGGTCAAGCACTCTCAGCAGGGTGAACTTGCCCAGATGGTTGAGGAGCATGCGCCCTTCCAACTTGCATTTGAACAAGGTGAGAGATCGAACATGCCGCGGGTTCACCTTCTCGACGCCATGCCTCGAGTCACGTCCTTGGCCAGTGCCATGAATTGAGAGATGACGAATTATGCTGTACGACATCTCTTCATATTGCCCTCCAAGCAGGCTAACAAAGTTAGACTCCAGTGACTTGGATACCATAACCTCCAGAAGTATGTCGTGTACCTTGTACGAGTGCTCCATCTTGTTGTAGTTGAAATGGCTTGCTTCAACCATGTTCCTGCTCAGCAGCTCTTCCAAGTACGATTCTGCAACCTCCAGCGTAGTCAGCCCACGCTGCTCCTGAACCAGTCCTTCAGCAATCCATCTGCGCAGGAGCCGCTCTTTACCAATTGCGTAATCCTCTGGGAAGATGCTAAGGTACAGCATGCAAAGCTTGAGCTCATGAGGCAGGTTGTTGTAACTGAGTGTGACAATCTGCCTCATCCCCTCAAGGGTAGGGTTGCTCTCCATCTGCGAACCAATTGATCTGCATATTGTTTCCCACTTCACTATGCTCTCCGACGAGGTGTAGCGCGCTAGAACGCTAGCAATGCTAATGATGGCCAATGGAAGCCCGCCGCATTTCTTCAGAATATTGTCCATTACTTCTTTCAGTTCATTGGGACAAGTGGCATCAATGGAGCCAAATGCTCTGCTGAGGAACAGCTTCTCGGAATCTTCCAAATTCAGGGGTTTCATATGATAGATGTCGTCTTCACCAACACTAGCAGCACTGCAAACTTTCGCAATAGTCTCAGACCGAGTGGTAACGATAACTCTGCTGCCACATTTATTCTCTGGCAGGATGGATTCGATTGCATACCATGCTCTTACGTTCCATACATCATCGATGACGATGAGATACCTGCATGTGTTTGAATAAAATGCATAGAAAAGTTCGTTCAGCTATGCATGCATAAGAGAAATATTCGGTGCGCGGCCCCATCAAGCGCACCTAGAAACTAGGAATGAATTCATACTTGACCCCTCAGCTCTTAAAATTGTCCAATTTGAAAcaaacaccccccccccccc is part of the Panicum hallii strain FIL2 chromosome 2, PHallii_v3.1, whole genome shotgun sequence genome and encodes:
- the LOC112880085 gene encoding putative disease resistance RPP13-like protein 3, whose product is MPPAHEIRPRALPLVWHRPPINILARAPPASDQRREIMEGAAQTIFSNVGQLLAEEYRQLSGVGGEVLELRDDLATMNALIRMQSEAEDGAVDHFVREWMKQLRELAYDAEDCIDHYKLRIRARPGDGVRARLERLLGTLLPRRRLAREIGALRARAVAISERHARYGVSRDALRRSPTLLPAAPVAAPASAPAPANDADRHLFVGFGFAYQAATLAARVMKARAGEKGDLKAVFSVVGFGGLGKTTLAMEVCRQLKAEFQRQAMVSVSQAFEPIRDLKPLLKRILQQVAKTRNDDEGALDDIDRLDDNELAAKLEESLKESRYLIVIDDVWNVRAWYAIESILPENKCGSRVIVTTRSETIAKVCSAASVGEDDIYHMKPLNLEDSEKLFLSRAFGSIDATCPNELKEVMDNILKKCGGLPLAIISIASVLARYTSSESIVKWETICRSIGSQMESNPTLEGMRQIVTLSYNNLPHELKLCMLYLSIFPEDYAIGKERLLRRWIAEGLVQEQRGLTTLEVAESYLEELLSRNMVEASHFNYNKMEHSYKVHDILLEVMVSKSLESNFVSLLGGQYEEMSYSIIRHLSIHGTGQGRDSRHGVEKVNPRHVRSLTLFKCKLEGRMLLNHLGKFTLLRVLDLEDCEGVTNKHVRYACQLRLLKFLSLRGTNVSKVPPQIGKLEHLQTFDARETCLDGLPETITSLSRLERLQFSNRTMWSGSSGIMWSLPRGLSKMKALQEVGVARLGNNAKVAQEMGELERLQLLSLYVGPDSGGPDGEVLQQLALSLSKKSCSLRWLIIGDTSDGKALNFLHRIPSPPRLLEFLKIDGAIDGLPSWVGSLSYLNCINVSFTALVDDQLFGVLCNLSNLKIIWVERKSYNGHALVARTRHNFPALRDLEVTADDELPKVFRFEQGSMVKLEKLNVNFADKEKSIHGIEHLTNLKVVHLMGKKDNPALKCALDQLKADSKRRPESNQFQVVATYY